The following proteins are co-located in the Bacteroidales bacterium genome:
- a CDS encoding acetyl-CoA carboxylase biotin carboxyl carrier protein subunit: protein MANDKLQINKLFALSSENRKFSFSMPLKHTIKIGKREYEVKLKSDEKLGTYILWKNRKYPVEIIRSRQNKYEILFNDISYTFTVETPFSLQRMKVLNSKKGKVVQEFVKAPMPGKIIDVLVREGATVTRGEAVVILEAMKMQNEILAPVSGTIVKVYAKANTNVMKDDLLVEIKL, encoded by the coding sequence ATGGCAAACGACAAACTTCAGATAAATAAGCTTTTTGCTCTCTCATCAGAAAACAGAAAATTCAGTTTCTCTATGCCCCTCAAGCATACTATTAAGATTGGAAAAAGAGAGTATGAGGTAAAACTCAAGTCGGATGAGAAGCTGGGAACCTACATTCTCTGGAAAAACCGTAAGTATCCGGTTGAGATTATTCGTTCGCGTCAGAATAAATATGAGATTCTGTTCAATGATATAAGCTACACGTTTACTGTTGAGACTCCATTCTCTCTACAGAGGATGAAAGTTCTCAACTCTAAAAAGGGTAAAGTTGTTCAGGAATTTGTTAAGGCTCCAATGCCAGGCAAAATCATTGATGTACTTGTCAGGGAGGGAGCTACAGTTACACGAGGAGAAGCTGTCGTAATTCTTGAGGCAATGAAGATGCAGAATGAAATTCTGGCCCCTGTCAGCGGAACAATAGTAAAGGTCTACGCAAAAGCTAACACAAATGTTATGAAGGATGATCTTCTGGTGGAAATCA